The DNA window TGACCGCGAATTTGATGTGCGGGTGTCTCGTTCCTATCTAAGCCCTCAGGACTTTCAGGGGTTAACCATACGTAGTGGCGATGATGGTTATCTGGTACGACTTGGTGAGGTGGCCCGGGTTTCGTTAGAAGCTGAGAATGACCAGTCAGATTACCGCTCTAATGGTGTCAACATGATTGGTATTGGCATACAGCGCCAGGCTGAGGCCAATACGCTGGAAGTGGTAGAGAATGCGGATCGTGAAGTTGAGCGTATCAGACAAACTTTACCGGCCAGTATGACACTGGTAAAAAGCTATGATACGTCGACATTTATCAGAGACTCTGTAAATGAAGTTTATAATACTCTGTTCATTGCGATGTCGATGGTTGTGATTATTATTTACCTTTTCCTCGGTAACCTGCGGGTTACCCTGATCCCTGCTATTACAGTACCAGTAGCGCTGCTGTCTTCTTATATTGTACTCAGCGCTATGGGCTATTCGATTAATTTGTTAACCCTGTTAGCGCTGGTGCTTGCCATTGGTCTGGTGGTGGATGACTCTATTGTTGTCATGGAAAATATCTATCGCCGTGTAGAAATGGGCGATCCGCCATTGCTGGCGGCTTACCGGGGAGCCAGGGAAGTTGGCTTTGCGGTTGTAGCCACTACCATGGTTCTGATTTCAGTCTTTATGCCGCTGATGTTCCTGGAGGGCAATCTGGGACTGCTGTTCTCGGAATTTGCCATAGCGCTCTCTGCTGCAGTGGCCTTTTCAAGTATCACGGCGCTTTCACTATCGCCAATGCTATCTTCTAAAATCCTGAAAAAAGGCGGCGCCAGCGGTGGTTGGTTGCGGCGCAAGCTGGATGCCGGTTTTGCTAAACTGGAGAGGGGTTATGAAGGCGGCTTACGGCGTACTGTTTCTTTCCCTAGCCTTGCGTTCGTAGTGGTTTTACTCGCTGGCGCTGGCAGTTATCTGATTTTTAATGAGTTGGGTCAGGAGTATGTTCCTGCGGAAGACCGTGGCAACTTCTTTGTTATTGTGCGCGGTGCTGAAGGTGCCACCTATGAATCCAATAGCCGTAACATGCGCAAAGTGGAAGAAGTTTTGCTGCCTTACGTCGATGAAGGAAAAATTAATCGACTTATCGTGCGCAGTCCGGGCTGGGGAACCAGTGCGGGTGTTGCTATTGTCGGGACCGTACCGCATCACGAAAGGGACTGGAGTTCGTTTGATTTAATGGACGAAATGACTGAAAAACTGGATCAAATTCCGGATGTGATTGCTTATGCCAACATGCGCAGCTCATTAGGCGGCGGTGGCGGTGGTGGCCGCCCGGTTCGTTTTGTCTTGCAAGGGCACGATTTTGACCAATTGGCGGAATGGCGTGACATCGTTGTTGCTCGTGCAGAGGAAAATGAAGGTTTCCGGCAGGTAGATAGTAATTACCGCGAAACAGTCCCTCAGCTATCAATCAATATTGATCATGATCGCGCTGCTGATCTGGGTGTTTCTATTGGTGACATTGGACGTACCCTGGAAAGCATTATGGGGCAACGGCGGGTGACCACTTACTCAGACAGAGGCGAAGAGTACGATGTTATTATCGAAGGTGAACGCGAGGATTACCAAACGCCCTCCGATATAAATAACATTTACGTTCGCTCGCAAAGCTCTGGTGAGCTGGTGCCTATGTCAAACCTGGTCACTGTCAGAGAAGGGGCTACGGCACCTCAACTAAATCGTTATAATCGACTACGTGCTATTACCATAGATGCTAACCTGGCCGATGGTTACCCCTTGGGCGAAGCGCTGGCATTTCTGGAGAATGTGGTACATACCGAATTGCCGGAAGAAGCCGCTTACGACTATCGGGGGGAGTCACAGCTATATAAGGAAGGCGGTAACGCTATTTACTTTATATTTATGCTGGCGCTGGCCATTACATTCCTGGTATTAGCGGCGCAGTTTGAAAGCTTTATTCATCCCTTTGTTATCATTCTGACGGTACCTCTGGCTATATTCGGTGCACTGTTCGGGCTTTGGGTTGGTGGTATGACCATCAATATCTATAGTCAGATTGGTATCATTATGCTGATAGGTTTAGCGGCTAAAAATGGTATTCTGATAGTTGAGTTTGCAAACCAGCTAAGAGATGCGGGCATGAAATTTGAAGAAGCCGTGGTGAAAGCATCCCGGTTACGCTTGCGCCCTATTATCATGACGGCGTTTACAACCCTGATGAGTTCACTGCCACTGGTACTGGCTGTAGGGCCTGGCTCTGAGAGCCGTTCGGTAATAGGTGCCGTTATATTCTCAGGTGTAGCTTTCTCGGCCTTTATGACGCTCTTTATTGTGCCCGCACTTTATATGGCGATGGCGAAAAATACGGGGTCACCTAAACTTCTTTCGAAACGTCTGGCGAAAATGGAAGAAGACTATCCGGATTTACGTGCGGAAGATATGGCATTGCAGGAAGCTAAAGGCGCAGACTAAATTAAACCGTCTTTAATGATGCCAGAGCATTTCGTTCTGGCTCACTGGCAAGCCTGAAAGCACATTACGAGCATACTGGGGGTGATTGGTGAAAATACCATCCACCCCCATTTTTTTGAGCCATTCAATGTCCTGAGCCTGATCTACGGTATACACATAAATGGGCATGCCGCGCTGGTGCGCATCGTCGACCAGTTGTTGATTGACGAAGTCCACGCAGGCATGCACAGAGTATGCGTTTAGCGCAGTAGCAAAGGCTGCATAATCGAGCATGCAATTGGCGCTTAAGGCTCCCAGCTGCAACCAGGGGCACTGGCTTTTCATGTGCTTCAGCCAATGATGATTGAATGAAGATACAATTAGCTGAGGCTGTTGGAAGTGGTATCTGTTGAGCGCCAGATCGAGCATGTGACAAAGCTTGTCTGGGTCGACTTCACCTTTTATTTCTATATTCAGCATGCACTGACCATTAATAAAAGTCAGCACTTCCTCTAAGGTGGGCACCGGTTGTTGGCCGAAGACCTTGAGGGTCCGTATCTGACCTGCGGTTAAGTCTTGCAGACGTCCGGGGTGTGCAGTCAGTCGCTCCAGATAACGGTCATGGAAAACAAATATTTCACCATCTACCTGGTAAATATCAATTTCAATGCCATCGGCCTGAGCATCTATTGCCCGGCCGATAGCTGTCAGGGTATTTTCCGGAGCTTCAGCACTTGCTCCTCGATGGGCGATGATCAGCATATCAGTCGATTAACTGACCTAAAACGGTACGCATCATGGTGCGGTCTCCGGATTTTAAAGCTTCATCAAAGAACATCATGTCTTTAGGGAACGCCATAACGACGGTAGAACCTAGTTTAAAGCGACCCATTTCGTCGCCTTTATCGATATTGACGGCATTTAAGCCTTCCGCGGGGTAACTCCAGCTGTGTATTCTGGGTCCTGTAGGAGGTGTCACTGTGCCCGCCCAGACGGTTTCAATACTAGCTACTATAGTAGCGCCAACCAGAACCATGGCAAAAGGTCCCTGCGGACTGTCAAATAAACAGACCACCCGCTCATTACGGGCAAACAGATTAGGTATATTTTCAGTGGTTAGCGGGTTGACGGAAAAAAGGTCGCCCGGCACGTAGGTCATTTTACGCAGGGTCCCGTCCAGCGGCATGTGAATGCGGTGGTAATCCTTGGGAGCCAGGTAAATGGTAGCGAACTGACCGTCATTGAAAAGTTCAGCGTCTTCCTCGAAACCACCTAACAGAGCTTTCAGACTGTAGTCATGACGTTTAGCCTGGATCAGCGTATCGCCCTGGATGGCGCCCAGTTGACTGACAGTGCCGTCGACGGGATGCGCCAGCTCATCCTTATCTGCCTGCAGGGGGCGCATCTCTGCTTTTAAGGGGCGAGTAAAGAATTCATTGAAAGTTGCATAATCGCGAGGGTCTTCATGCAGCGCTTCGCTCATATCCACTTTATAACGATTGATAAACCAACGCATAAAGGCCTGAGTTGCCCAGCCAGCCTCTGCGGATGCAAACTTACCCATGGCCCGTGAAACAAAGTGTTTGGGTAACAGGTACTGAGATTTAATTTTAAACTGATCGAGTTTGGTCATGGATAAGCTCTCATGCTTTTTCTAGTGAATCTATAATGCGATGGTAGTTTTGCAGCCTTTCGCGATCTAGCTTGCCCTGCTCAACGGCTTCCTGCAATGCGCAGCCGGGGTCATTACGATGACTGCAGTCGCGAAATTTACACAGGCCAATATAGGGGCGGAATTCGCGAAATCCCCAGGTGACGCGTTCGGCTTCTATGTGCCACAAACCAAATTCGCGGATACCGGGAGAGTCAATTAAAGCGGCATTGTTAGGTAAGCGGTGCAAACGGGCCACAGTGGTCGTGTGCTGGCCCAGCCCTGAGTTGCTTGAAACATCACCGGTGACTATATCGGCGTCTGGCAGAATAGCATTCACTAAAGATGACTTACCTACCCCGGACTGACCGACAAAAATAGAGGTATTATTCGCCATGAGCGCAGTTAGCTGGTCCAGACCAGCCTCTTCGGTGGCGCTGACTCTGGCAACCTGATAACCAATATCCTGGTATAACTGCAAGCGTTCATTAATGTAGTCAGTAGCAGCGCCTTCCGGCGCAATTAAGTCTGTTTTATTGAGCACAATAACGGGCGTAATCGCAATGTCTTCGCAGGCTACAATATA is part of the Aliidiomarina minuta genome and encodes:
- a CDS encoding efflux RND transporter permease subunit is translated as MFLSDISVKRPVFATVLNVLLILFGIVAFLSLPMREYPNIEPPVVSINTYYPGASAEIMEREVTQRIERGISGIDGIKTIDSRSRNGSSRVTIEFDTGRDIDSAANDIRERVQRITRRLPDQVDPPEITKAGADEDTVVWYNLRSENMTSEQLTDYARRFMLERLAIVDGAARVRFGGERRYAMKLWLDRDAMAARNVTVTDIENRLRAENVELPAGTLESHDREFDVRVSRSYLSPQDFQGLTIRSGDDGYLVRLGEVARVSLEAENDQSDYRSNGVNMIGIGIQRQAEANTLEVVENADREVERIRQTLPASMTLVKSYDTSTFIRDSVNEVYNTLFIAMSMVVIIIYLFLGNLRVTLIPAITVPVALLSSYIVLSAMGYSINLLTLLALVLAIGLVVDDSIVVMENIYRRVEMGDPPLLAAYRGAREVGFAVVATTMVLISVFMPLMFLEGNLGLLFSEFAIALSAAVAFSSITALSLSPMLSSKILKKGGASGGWLRRKLDAGFAKLERGYEGGLRRTVSFPSLAFVVVLLAGAGSYLIFNELGQEYVPAEDRGNFFVIVRGAEGATYESNSRNMRKVEEVLLPYVDEGKINRLIVRSPGWGTSAGVAIVGTVPHHERDWSSFDLMDEMTEKLDQIPDVIAYANMRSSLGGGGGGGRPVRFVLQGHDFDQLAEWRDIVVARAEENEGFRQVDSNYRETVPQLSINIDHDRAADLGVSIGDIGRTLESIMGQRRVTTYSDRGEEYDVIIEGEREDYQTPSDINNIYVRSQSSGELVPMSNLVTVREGATAPQLNRYNRLRAITIDANLADGYPLGEALAFLENVVHTELPEEAAYDYRGESQLYKEGGNAIYFIFMLALAITFLVLAAQFESFIHPFVIILTVPLAIFGALFGLWVGGMTINIYSQIGIIMLIGLAAKNGILIVEFANQLRDAGMKFEEAVVKASRLRLRPIIMTAFTTLMSSLPLVLAVGPGSESRSVIGAVIFSGVAFSAFMTLFIVPALYMAMAKNTGSPKLLSKRLAKMEEDYPDLRAEDMALQEAKGAD
- a CDS encoding glycerophosphodiester phosphodiesterase, with product MLIIAHRGASAEAPENTLTAIGRAIDAQADGIEIDIYQVDGEIFVFHDRYLERLTAHPGRLQDLTAGQIRTLKVFGQQPVPTLEEVLTFINGQCMLNIEIKGEVDPDKLCHMLDLALNRYHFQQPQLIVSSFNHHWLKHMKSQCPWLQLGALSANCMLDYAAFATALNAYSVHACVDFVNQQLVDDAHQRGMPIYVYTVDQAQDIEWLKKMGVDGIFTNHPQYARNVLSGLPVSQNEMLWHH
- the asd gene encoding archaetidylserine decarboxylase (Phosphatidylserine decarboxylase is synthesized as a single chain precursor. Generation of the pyruvoyl active site from a Ser is coupled to cleavage of a Gly-Ser bond between the larger (beta) and smaller (alpha chains). It is an integral membrane protein.), translating into MTKLDQFKIKSQYLLPKHFVSRAMGKFASAEAGWATQAFMRWFINRYKVDMSEALHEDPRDYATFNEFFTRPLKAEMRPLQADKDELAHPVDGTVSQLGAIQGDTLIQAKRHDYSLKALLGGFEEDAELFNDGQFATIYLAPKDYHRIHMPLDGTLRKMTYVPGDLFSVNPLTTENIPNLFARNERVVCLFDSPQGPFAMVLVGATIVASIETVWAGTVTPPTGPRIHSWSYPAEGLNAVNIDKGDEMGRFKLGSTVVMAFPKDMMFFDEALKSGDRTMMRTVLGQLID
- the rsgA gene encoding small ribosomal subunit biogenesis GTPase RsgA yields the protein MGRHNKLNKGQQRRVRSNMHKRLAKREVKQELTWSAEQLGNMEPGIIISRFGQHADVESADGEVLRCNIRRTAGSLITGDIVAWRRAPETEQGLQGVIEAVEDRRSVLTRPDIYDGIKPVAANIDQIFVVTSPLPAFSAQILDRYIVACEDIAITPVIVLNKTDLIAPEGAATDYINERLQLYQDIGYQVARVSATEEAGLDQLTALMANNTSIFVGQSGVGKSSLVNAILPDADIVTGDVSSNSGLGQHTTTVARLHRLPNNAALIDSPGIREFGLWHIEAERVTWGFREFRPYIGLCKFRDCSHRNDPGCALQEAVEQGKLDRERLQNYHRIIDSLEKA